A genomic stretch from Caulobacter sp. FWC2 includes:
- a CDS encoding TonB-dependent receptor, with the protein MLKVTKFNLLTTTALTVAVLGIAAQAQAAETPAAASAPAASDASEVDAIVVTGFRDSLLHARDLKRKAVGAVDVIVSEDIAAFPDLNLAESLQRIPGVAISRDSGEGRQITLRGLGPDFTRTQLNGMEVLGNTASGMDNRGGVSRSRAFDFSLFASELFNRVTVQKSYASEQDEGGIGGTVQLQTAKPFDYPGFKAVLSAKGQRNSNANDKITPRVVGLISNRWGDFGALASIAYGETDSNEFGYRSFNWGPIRANAGNIGSGVSAADAAKLTAATATIYAPQANTYSTWFDHRKRLGATVALQYEPGDKLKLAFDGLYSQLENSRRNFSLATSGVNSLTGNIIGTQVMQSAVIQGNTLMAASYTGVDIRSEFNREEDKTKFYQLGLSGSYQATDKLLLSGLIGYSKSDYALPVFDKVFLESKNYAFSFDDRPSMPVNTYGPGLTDPAKWDLMRMDTQENRISSEYTNAKFDVAFAANEISTLKGGVSYKKFQNYGAQWGDKQFRNVPANTKIPDNLKLVVPFKSLGAYIVGDVDPVYAQIGQTRDLEAQGAKYATPGTAFTVTEETRAAYLQYDLSTEILGKGVRANAGVRYYSTDLSSDGTLNTGTSLQPVSIKHKCNGWLPALNVAVDVNEGLVARFSANRDISRPALGDLAAAGSLTTAPFGGTISTGNPNLTPFTSDSIEGSLEFYDGKVGSFTIGVFYKKLKSFITSQTSIMPYSQTGFPLSFLLPGQDGTILYNVSRPVNGPGADIQGLEASFQRDFDFLPAPFNHLGVVANGTYADGSSPVIISGQSVTLPLFQLSKYSANATIYYETDAWGMRLSTAYRDQYLDGAGGNGNIGSGVKATNNIDFAAHYNVLPKLKLTLEGINLSNQHSIQFTDVTAKRTTVNVSSGRTILIGATYEF; encoded by the coding sequence ATGCTCAAAGTCACCAAGTTCAACCTTCTGACCACGACGGCGCTGACCGTCGCCGTGCTGGGCATCGCCGCTCAGGCGCAGGCCGCCGAGACGCCGGCTGCGGCCTCCGCGCCGGCTGCCAGCGACGCCTCGGAAGTCGACGCCATCGTCGTCACCGGCTTCCGCGACAGCCTGCTGCACGCCCGCGACCTGAAGCGTAAAGCCGTCGGCGCCGTCGATGTGATCGTCTCCGAAGACATCGCCGCCTTCCCCGACCTGAACCTGGCGGAATCGCTGCAACGCATCCCCGGCGTCGCCATCTCGCGCGACAGCGGCGAAGGCCGTCAGATCACCCTGCGGGGCCTCGGTCCCGACTTCACCCGCACCCAGCTGAACGGTATGGAAGTGCTGGGCAACACGGCTTCGGGCATGGACAATCGCGGTGGCGTCAGCCGCTCGCGCGCCTTCGACTTCAGCCTGTTCGCCTCGGAACTGTTCAACCGCGTGACGGTGCAGAAGTCGTACGCCTCCGAACAGGACGAAGGCGGCATCGGCGGCACCGTTCAGCTTCAGACCGCCAAGCCGTTCGACTATCCGGGTTTCAAGGCCGTGCTCTCGGCCAAGGGCCAGCGCAACAGCAACGCCAACGACAAGATCACGCCGCGCGTGGTCGGCCTGATCTCCAACCGCTGGGGCGACTTCGGCGCTTTGGCCTCGATCGCCTATGGCGAGACCGACTCCAACGAGTTCGGCTATCGCAGTTTTAACTGGGGTCCGATCCGCGCCAATGCCGGCAATATCGGTTCGGGCGTCAGCGCCGCCGACGCCGCCAAGCTGACGGCCGCTACGGCGACCATCTACGCCCCGCAGGCCAACACCTATTCGACCTGGTTCGACCACCGCAAGCGCCTGGGCGCGACCGTGGCCCTGCAGTACGAGCCGGGCGACAAGCTGAAGCTGGCCTTCGACGGCCTCTACAGCCAGCTGGAAAACAGCCGCCGGAACTTCTCGCTGGCCACCTCGGGCGTCAACAGCCTGACCGGCAACATCATCGGCACGCAGGTGATGCAGAGCGCCGTGATCCAGGGCAACACCCTGATGGCCGCCAGCTACACCGGCGTCGACATCCGCAGCGAGTTCAACCGTGAGGAAGACAAGACCAAGTTCTATCAGCTGGGTCTGAGCGGTTCGTACCAGGCCACCGACAAGCTGCTGCTGTCGGGCCTGATCGGCTACTCGAAGTCGGACTACGCCCTGCCGGTCTTCGACAAGGTGTTCCTGGAATCCAAGAACTACGCCTTCAGCTTCGACGACCGTCCGAGCATGCCGGTCAACACCTACGGCCCCGGCCTGACCGACCCGGCCAAGTGGGACCTGATGCGGATGGACACCCAGGAGAACAGGATCTCCTCGGAGTACACGAACGCCAAGTTCGACGTGGCCTTCGCCGCCAACGAGATTTCCACCCTCAAGGGCGGCGTCTCCTACAAGAAATTCCAGAACTACGGCGCTCAGTGGGGCGACAAGCAGTTCCGCAACGTCCCGGCCAACACCAAAATCCCGGACAATCTCAAGCTGGTCGTGCCCTTCAAGTCTCTGGGCGCCTACATCGTCGGCGACGTCGATCCGGTCTACGCCCAGATTGGCCAGACGCGTGACCTGGAAGCCCAGGGCGCGAAGTACGCCACCCCCGGCACCGCCTTCACGGTGACCGAGGAGACCCGCGCGGCGTACCTGCAGTACGACCTGAGCACCGAGATCCTAGGCAAGGGCGTCCGCGCCAACGCCGGCGTTCGCTATTACTCCACCGACCTCAGCTCGGACGGCACGCTGAACACCGGGACCAGCCTTCAGCCGGTGTCGATCAAGCATAAGTGCAATGGCTGGCTGCCGGCCCTGAACGTGGCCGTCGACGTCAACGAAGGCCTGGTCGCCCGCTTCAGCGCCAACCGCGACATCAGCCGCCCGGCCCTGGGCGACCTTGCCGCTGCGGGTTCGCTGACCACCGCCCCGTTCGGCGGCACGATCAGCACCGGCAATCCGAACCTGACGCCGTTCACCTCGGACTCGATCGAAGGCTCGCTGGAGTTCTACGACGGCAAGGTCGGGTCGTTCACGATCGGCGTCTTCTACAAGAAGCTGAAGTCGTTCATCACGTCGCAGACCAGCATCATGCCCTATTCGCAAACGGGCTTCCCGCTGTCGTTCCTGCTGCCCGGCCAAGACGGCACGATCCTGTACAATGTCAGCCGTCCGGTGAACGGCCCCGGCGCCGACATCCAGGGCCTGGAAGCCTCGTTCCAGCGTGACTTCGACTTCCTGCCGGCTCCGTTCAACCACCTGGGCGTCGTGGCCAACGGCACCTATGCCGACGGCTCCTCGCCGGTGATCATCAGCGGCCAGTCGGTGACCCTGCCGCTGTTCCAGCTGTCGAAGTACTCGGCCAACGCTACCATTTATTACGAGACGGATGCCTGGGGCATGCGCCTGTCGACCGCCTATCGGGACCAGTACCTGGACGGCGCCGGCGGCAACGGCAACATCGGTAGCGGCGTCAAGGCGACCAACAACATCGACTTCGCCGCCCACTACAACGTCCTGCCGAAGCTGAAGCTGACGCTGGAAGGCATCAACCTCTCCAACCAGCACAGCATCCAGTTCACCGACGTCACCGCCAAGCGGACGACGGTGAACGTCAGCAGCGGTCGCACCATCCTGATCGGCGCGACCTACGAGTTCTAA
- a CDS encoding TonB-dependent receptor codes for MAGRRAWLSGSGPVVAGSMLALAAVAPARAEAPKRFDIQGGDLSQALNAFSHQADVSVMTLADIRRRTSRGVRGLLTPEQALNRLIDGQNLRAVAAGGGYVLREAIAAPSPSASAAPLYVPPPEAPTQVDQVVVTGFRETLLHARDLKRRAAGAQEVILAEDIAAFPDLNLAESLQRVPGMTISRDTGEGRQIALRGLGPDFTRAQLNGMEVSASTASGMDNRGSVSRTRAFDYSIFASELFNKVTVWKSYAVDQDEGGIGGTVELRTAKPFDYPDDKLAFSAKALNNSATGVVSPRIAALASRRWGDVGALVSVAYSENDANEYGYRNWGWSPVTFGAANIGPGVARDVADRLLATGANRVVAPMAESYSTWFDHRKRLGVTLSLQYEPGDRVKLGADLLYGRLSNDRDEFSLAAAGDNPLTGDVKGTQRLRAAEIRGESLVYADYSGGVDLRSEHKRSEDTTVFLQGAVNGEIQASDRLSLRGAAGYSKSDFEGPVFDKIFLQANDKAFAYDLRGGDAAANSRYGFDPADPIQWSLMRADTREDQVVNQFTTGRLDFDYKAAPALTIEGGVQYKSFRNDGYTRRGRADYPTGGLAPQAVKELIFEKSLRPYIVGDIDATFARLAINRDLTEADDMPGSHYSLREKTWAAYLMARVNSVAGDKTWRGDFGFRYYATDLTSAGMVNTGTKLEPASIHSHYDGVLPALNLAVDLSPRVVARVSANRNISRPSLSDLRAAGNVNSAPFGGTIAAGNPNLRPFLADAVEGALEVYQGRGGFFAVSLFYKRMDSFITTATSAVRYGSTGYPLAFLSPGNGPDTVYTFVRPVNGDGASIKGIELAWQRDFTFLPAPFDKLGFVGNVTHAAGRSKVLIEDRSIDLDLFQLSKWTSNATLYYETARWGARVSSAYRSGYLDGAGSPGSIGSGYKASNNIDFAAHYNTAGGLRIVLEGVNLTDAPITQYSDITEKRLTARTVSGRTFTLGVTYEF; via the coding sequence ATGGCGGGACGGCGCGCCTGGCTGTCGGGATCAGGTCCAGTCGTGGCCGGCTCGATGCTGGCCCTGGCCGCCGTAGCGCCCGCGAGAGCCGAGGCGCCGAAGCGCTTCGATATCCAGGGCGGCGACCTCAGTCAGGCCCTGAACGCCTTCTCCCACCAGGCCGACGTGTCGGTCATGACCCTGGCCGACATCCGCCGTCGCACCAGCCGCGGCGTGCGCGGCTTGCTAACACCCGAGCAGGCCCTCAACCGCCTGATCGACGGCCAGAACCTGCGCGCCGTGGCGGCCGGGGGCGGCTATGTCCTGCGCGAAGCGATCGCCGCCCCGTCCCCCTCAGCGTCCGCCGCGCCCCTCTACGTCCCGCCGCCCGAGGCGCCGACGCAGGTCGACCAGGTCGTCGTCACCGGCTTCCGCGAGACCCTGCTGCACGCTCGCGACCTGAAGCGCCGCGCAGCCGGCGCCCAGGAGGTGATCCTGGCCGAGGACATCGCCGCCTTCCCGGATCTCAATCTCGCCGAGTCGCTGCAGCGCGTGCCCGGCATGACCATCTCGCGCGACACCGGCGAGGGTCGGCAGATCGCGCTGCGGGGCCTGGGTCCAGACTTCACCCGCGCTCAGCTGAACGGCATGGAGGTCTCGGCCTCGACCGCCTCAGGCATGGACAATCGCGGCTCGGTCAGCCGCACCCGGGCCTTCGACTATTCGATCTTCGCCAGCGAGCTCTTCAACAAGGTCACGGTCTGGAAGTCCTACGCGGTCGATCAGGATGAAGGCGGCATCGGCGGCACGGTCGAACTGCGCACCGCCAAGCCCTTCGACTATCCGGACGACAAGCTGGCCTTCTCGGCCAAGGCTCTGAACAACAGCGCCACCGGCGTGGTCAGTCCGCGCATCGCGGCCCTGGCCTCGCGCCGCTGGGGCGACGTCGGCGCGCTGGTCTCCGTGGCCTATAGCGAGAACGACGCCAACGAGTATGGCTACCGCAACTGGGGCTGGTCGCCGGTGACCTTCGGCGCGGCCAATATCGGCCCCGGCGTGGCGCGCGATGTCGCCGACCGCCTGCTGGCCACCGGCGCCAACCGGGTCGTCGCCCCGATGGCCGAGAGCTATTCGACCTGGTTCGACCACCGCAAGCGGCTGGGGGTCACCCTCTCCTTGCAATACGAGCCCGGCGACCGAGTGAAGCTCGGCGCAGACCTGCTCTACGGACGCCTCTCCAACGATCGCGACGAGTTCTCGCTGGCGGCGGCGGGCGACAATCCTCTGACCGGCGACGTAAAGGGAACCCAGCGCCTTCGCGCCGCCGAGATCCGGGGCGAGAGCCTCGTCTATGCCGACTATTCCGGCGGCGTCGATCTGCGCAGCGAGCACAAGCGCTCGGAGGACACGACCGTCTTCCTGCAAGGCGCCGTCAATGGCGAGATCCAGGCCAGCGACCGCCTGAGCCTGCGCGGCGCGGCCGGCTATTCGAAGTCCGACTTCGAGGGACCGGTCTTCGACAAGATCTTCCTGCAGGCCAACGACAAGGCCTTCGCCTACGACCTGCGCGGCGGCGATGCGGCCGCGAATAGCCGCTACGGCTTCGATCCGGCCGATCCGATCCAGTGGAGCCTCATGCGGGCCGATACCCGTGAGGACCAGGTCGTCAACCAGTTCACCACCGGACGCCTCGACTTCGACTACAAAGCCGCGCCGGCCCTGACGATCGAGGGCGGCGTCCAGTACAAGTCGTTCCGCAACGACGGCTACACCCGCCGCGGCCGCGCCGACTATCCGACCGGCGGCCTCGCGCCGCAGGCGGTCAAGGAACTGATCTTCGAAAAATCGCTACGGCCCTACATCGTCGGCGACATCGACGCGACCTTCGCGCGCCTCGCCATCAACCGCGACCTGACCGAGGCGGACGACATGCCCGGCTCGCACTATTCCCTCCGCGAGAAGACCTGGGCCGCCTATCTGATGGCGCGGGTCAACAGCGTGGCGGGCGACAAGACCTGGCGCGGCGATTTCGGCTTCCGCTACTACGCCACCGACCTGACCTCGGCCGGCATGGTCAATACCGGGACCAAGCTGGAGCCCGCCTCGATCCACAGCCACTATGATGGCGTGCTGCCCGCCCTGAACCTGGCGGTCGACCTCTCGCCGCGCGTCGTCGCCCGCGTCTCGGCCAACCGCAACATCAGCCGGCCAAGCCTCTCCGACCTGCGTGCGGCCGGTAACGTCAACTCGGCCCCGTTCGGCGGAACCATCGCGGCCGGCAATCCGAACCTGCGCCCGTTCCTGGCCGACGCGGTGGAGGGCGCGCTGGAGGTCTACCAGGGCCGCGGCGGCTTTTTCGCCGTCAGCCTGTTCTACAAGCGGATGGACTCGTTCATCACCACCGCGACCAGCGCCGTGCGTTATGGCTCGACCGGCTATCCGCTGGCGTTCCTGTCGCCTGGCAACGGCCCCGACACGGTCTACACCTTCGTGCGCCCGGTGAACGGCGACGGGGCCTCGATCAAGGGGATCGAGCTGGCCTGGCAGCGCGACTTCACCTTCCTGCCCGCCCCCTTCGACAAGCTCGGCTTCGTCGGCAACGTCACCCACGCCGCCGGACGCTCGAAAGTGCTGATCGAGGACCGCTCGATCGACCTGGACCTGTTCCAGCTGTCGAAATGGACCTCTAACGCGACGCTCTACTATGAGACCGCACGCTGGGGCGCGCGGGTCTCCTCGGCCTATCGCTCGGGCTATCTGGATGGCGCGGGCAGTCCCGGCTCGATTGGCTCGGGCTACAAGGCGTCGAACAACATCGACTTCGCCGCACACTACAACACGGCCGGCGGGCTCCGGATCGTGCTGGAGGGCGTCAACCTCACCGACGCGCCGATCACCCAATACAGCGACATCACCGAGAAACGCCTGACCGCCCGCACCGTCAGCGGCCGCACCTTCACCCTCGGCGTCACGTATGAGTTCTGA
- a CDS encoding RNA polymerase sigma factor, giving the protein MNDVLAALRPHERKLAAYIVRRSKDPARAEDILQETLLTVLRQARKQEITQPLAYAYRVADSLIYAQARRDRREEPIGDEDFGCDLPLPDAVLEHKQRAAVFEKALKRLSPLRRDIFIRRHIDGQSRQAIADDLRINVEAVKKHLVRAMTELAGAMQDAAVNAAREGSRQDAR; this is encoded by the coding sequence ATGAATGACGTCCTCGCGGCGCTGCGGCCCCACGAGCGCAAGCTCGCGGCCTATATCGTGCGGCGGTCCAAGGACCCGGCGCGCGCCGAGGACATCCTTCAGGAGACCCTCCTGACGGTGCTACGCCAGGCGCGAAAGCAGGAGATCACCCAGCCCCTGGCCTATGCCTACCGGGTGGCGGACTCGCTGATCTACGCTCAGGCTCGCCGCGACCGGCGCGAGGAGCCGATCGGCGACGAGGACTTCGGCTGCGACCTGCCCCTGCCGGACGCGGTGCTGGAGCACAAACAGCGGGCCGCGGTGTTCGAGAAGGCGCTCAAGCGCCTTTCGCCGCTGCGCCGCGACATCTTCATCCGCCGTCACATCGACGGCCAGTCCAGACAAGCCATCGCCGACGATCTTCGGATCAATGTGGAGGCCGTCAAGAAACACCTCGTGCGGGCCATGACCGAATTGGCCGGCGCGATGCAGGACGCGGCGGTCAACGCCGCGCGAGAAGGGAGCCGCCAGGATGCGCGCTAA
- a CDS encoding FecR family protein translates to MRANDNWRLPSDEDLEVAADWADRLPELTQTERAELEAWLASAPSRAAAFALMRDTQRDTALLDAAERLRAAPAKTRHLRMGLIAAGVAMVAGLSVTVLMRPYLSEKTIDLATPVGARAEHRMSDKSVITLAADTGVSVRYSRAARDVALNKGDAVFDVAKDAKRPFRVQAGNTQVTAVGTTFEVELVSDAVQVRVFDGVVRVNRDGAERRVCKGEWLMLVADRAPVQGRLGADSYQAWRSDWLDADALPLKYVIARLNRYTAQSVALHDPVLGELKVSGRFKLDRPAESLAMIAAALDMRADPDGRKVYLSPRQAPTHRAARPPTT, encoded by the coding sequence ATGCGCGCTAACGACAACTGGCGCCTGCCGTCCGACGAGGATCTCGAGGTCGCCGCCGACTGGGCCGATCGCCTGCCCGAGCTGACGCAAACCGAACGCGCCGAGCTGGAAGCCTGGCTGGCCAGCGCGCCCAGCCGCGCCGCCGCCTTCGCCCTGATGCGCGACACCCAGCGCGACACCGCCCTGCTGGACGCCGCCGAGCGCCTCCGCGCCGCGCCCGCCAAGACGCGACACCTGCGCATGGGTCTCATCGCCGCCGGCGTCGCCATGGTCGCGGGGCTGTCGGTCACGGTGCTGATGCGTCCGTACCTGAGCGAAAAGACGATCGACCTGGCCACCCCGGTGGGCGCGCGCGCCGAGCATCGGATGAGTGACAAGTCCGTGATTACCCTGGCCGCCGACACCGGCGTCTCGGTGCGCTACAGCCGGGCGGCCCGCGACGTGGCGCTGAACAAGGGTGACGCTGTGTTCGACGTCGCCAAGGACGCCAAACGCCCCTTCCGGGTGCAGGCCGGTAACACCCAGGTGACCGCCGTCGGCACCACCTTCGAGGTCGAGCTGGTCAGCGACGCCGTCCAGGTGCGCGTGTTCGACGGCGTGGTGCGGGTCAATCGCGACGGCGCCGAGCGCCGCGTCTGCAAGGGCGAGTGGCTGATGCTGGTCGCCGACCGCGCGCCGGTCCAGGGCCGCCTGGGCGCCGACAGCTACCAGGCCTGGCGGTCGGACTGGCTGGACGCCGACGCCCTGCCGCTGAAGTACGTGATCGCCCGCCTCAACCGCTACACGGCCCAGAGCGTGGCCCTGCATGACCCGGTCCTGGGCGAGCTGAAGGTCAGCGGCCGCTTCAAGCTGGATCGCCCCGCCGAGTCCCTGGCCATGATCGCCGCGGCGCTGGACATGCGGGCCGACCCGGACGGTCGCAAGGTCTATCTCTCGCCCCGGCAGGCCCCCACGCATCGAGCGGCGCGGCCCCCGACGACCTAG
- a CDS encoding nitronate monooxygenase family protein, with protein MSSILPRIGVRLPIVQAPMAGTSTPALAAAVTNAGALGSISVGAVEAAKAGEMVGALKALTDGPFNVNVFTHAPAKADPGRERAWTEALRPIFAAYDAEPPTTLREIYTSFNVDAAMLETLLAARPAVVSFHFGLPPAPIIHQLKAAGIVLLASATNLDEGRAVERAGVDAVVAQGWEAGGHRGVFDPAAPDAQLGAFALTRLLVRKLSIPVIAAGGIMNGAGIAAALDLGAQAAQLGTAFIASPESSADAYHRAALLGPGAAATEMTRLISGRLARSLPNRFTALKDALKGVAPPEYPIAYDAGKALAAAARAKGEGGFGAQWAGQGAPLARALPAAELIATLAAELAAARRAR; from the coding sequence ATGAGCAGCATCCTGCCACGGATCGGCGTGCGACTTCCGATCGTGCAAGCGCCGATGGCGGGAACGTCGACACCCGCTCTGGCCGCGGCGGTGACCAACGCCGGCGCCCTGGGCTCGATCAGCGTGGGCGCGGTCGAGGCCGCCAAGGCCGGCGAAATGGTCGGCGCGCTGAAGGCGCTGACCGACGGCCCGTTCAACGTCAACGTCTTCACCCACGCGCCGGCCAAGGCCGATCCGGGCCGCGAGCGCGCCTGGACGGAGGCTTTGCGCCCGATCTTCGCGGCCTATGACGCCGAGCCGCCGACGACGCTGAGGGAGATTTACACCAGCTTCAACGTCGACGCGGCGATGCTGGAGACACTGCTGGCGGCGCGGCCCGCCGTGGTCAGCTTCCACTTCGGCCTTCCGCCCGCGCCCATCATCCACCAACTTAAGGCCGCGGGGATCGTCCTGCTGGCCAGCGCCACCAACCTTGACGAAGGCCGCGCCGTCGAGCGCGCCGGAGTCGATGCGGTGGTGGCCCAGGGCTGGGAGGCCGGCGGCCATCGTGGCGTCTTCGATCCGGCCGCGCCGGATGCGCAACTGGGTGCGTTCGCGTTGACCCGACTGCTGGTGCGCAAGCTGTCGATCCCGGTCATCGCCGCTGGCGGCATCATGAATGGCGCCGGCATCGCCGCCGCGCTCGATCTGGGGGCGCAGGCCGCCCAGCTTGGCACGGCCTTCATCGCTTCACCGGAATCCAGCGCCGACGCCTATCACCGCGCGGCTCTGCTGGGCCCCGGCGCCGCGGCCACCGAGATGACCCGGCTGATTTCCGGCCGACTTGCGCGGTCCCTGCCCAATCGCTTCACGGCCTTGAAAGACGCCCTCAAGGGCGTCGCCCCGCCCGAGTATCCGATCGCCTATGACGCGGGCAAAGCCCTGGCGGCCGCCGCCCGGGCCAAGGGCGAAGGCGGCTTCGGCGCCCAGTGGGCTGGCCAGGGCGCGCCGCTGGCCCGCGCCCTGCCCGCCGCCGAACTGATCGCGACCTTGGCGGCCGAGCTGGCAGCGGCGCGAAGAGCGCGCTGA
- a CDS encoding FAD/NAD(P)-binding protein: MPRRPAPVIAVIGAGFSGVMTALNLLRQSPDAKVILFERRAPVGLGAAYATHNPHHRLNVRAGNMSAWPDRPGHFVDWLAAEGLGLGAADFATRADYGRYLQSQVAEIAEGPAGAGRLVVNPDAVVALEPGGDGWRLRCAMGRTVEVHAVALALGNPPPARPPGIDEAFAATTAYVADPWRWNAAELPPGPMLLIGTGLTMVDVALSLDDAQRGRPILALSRRGLAPLEHDGAPPPQPLPPPPEDLSPLGAFSWLREAAAEHGWRTAIDAVRASTQPLWRHWSVEQKQAFLRHARPFWEIHRHRLAPQVARRIAAMRATGQLTIAAGKIRELALKPDGWALCKWRGRGERETYVARAAAVINCTGPTGDVLVSTDPLIQDLVRRGLARPDALRLGFDIDEANRLRDVSGAASATLFAVGPATRAAHWEITAVPDIRGQAAAVARAIAAALG; the protein is encoded by the coding sequence ATGCCTCGACGTCCAGCGCCTGTGATCGCGGTCATCGGCGCGGGATTCAGTGGCGTGATGACGGCGCTGAACCTGCTGCGCCAATCTCCCGACGCCAAGGTCATCCTGTTCGAGCGGCGCGCGCCCGTCGGCCTCGGCGCGGCCTATGCGACGCACAATCCGCATCATCGGCTGAACGTTCGGGCCGGCAATATGAGCGCCTGGCCGGACCGGCCCGGGCACTTCGTCGACTGGCTGGCGGCCGAGGGTCTGGGTCTGGGCGCGGCCGATTTCGCGACCCGCGCCGACTATGGCCGCTACCTGCAAAGTCAGGTCGCCGAGATCGCCGAAGGGCCAGCCGGCGCCGGTCGCCTCGTGGTGAACCCGGACGCCGTGGTGGCGCTGGAACCTGGGGGCGACGGCTGGCGGCTGCGCTGCGCCATGGGCCGCACTGTCGAGGTCCACGCCGTCGCCCTGGCTCTGGGCAATCCGCCCCCGGCGCGCCCACCGGGCATTGACGAGGCCTTCGCGGCAACGACCGCCTATGTCGCCGATCCCTGGCGCTGGAACGCCGCCGAGCTGCCGCCGGGTCCGATGCTGCTGATCGGCACGGGCCTGACCATGGTCGACGTCGCCCTGTCGCTGGACGACGCCCAGCGCGGCCGGCCGATCCTGGCGCTGTCGCGGCGCGGCCTGGCCCCGCTGGAGCACGACGGCGCGCCGCCACCCCAGCCCCTGCCGCCGCCGCCCGAGGACCTTTCGCCGCTCGGCGCCTTCTCCTGGCTCAGGGAAGCCGCCGCCGAGCATGGCTGGCGCACGGCCATCGACGCCGTCCGCGCCTCGACCCAGCCCCTTTGGCGCCACTGGTCCGTAGAGCAGAAGCAGGCCTTCCTGCGCCACGCCCGTCCCTTCTGGGAGATCCATCGCCACCGCCTGGCGCCGCAGGTCGCCCGCCGCATCGCCGCGATGCGCGCCACCGGCCAACTGACCATCGCGGCCGGCAAGATCCGCGAGCTGGCCCTGAAGCCGGACGGCTGGGCGCTGTGCAAGTGGCGCGGCAGGGGGGAGCGCGAGACCTACGTGGCGCGGGCCGCCGCGGTGATCAACTGCACCGGCCCGACCGGCGACGTGTTGGTCTCCACCGATCCGCTGATCCAGGATCTGGTGCGGCGTGGCCTGGCCCGTCCCGACGCCCTGCGGCTGGGTTTCGACATCGACGAGGCCAACCGCCTGCGCGACGTGTCCGGCGCGGCCTCCGCCACACTGTTCGCCGTCGGCCCGGCCACGCGCGCCGCCCACTGGGAAATCACCGCCGTGCCCGACATCCGGGGCCAGGCCGCCGCCGTCGCTCGCGCGATCGCCGCGGCCTTGGGTTAG
- a CDS encoding FABP family protein, translated as MINFPDDIFTEPSDVDPDALANLGPLRRLAGVWEGLKGVDLNPKAEGPERRDFLERIEMQPIDPQANGPQLFYGLRYHVHIVASDEETTFHDQIGYWLYEPATGLIQQTLAIPRGQVALAAGRASEDGSGLMVRAERGAPGYGICSTDFLEWAFRTDSYQLDVKFEADGGWSYVSTTMLQVRGRTAPFHHVDRNTLTKVAEPRPNPLMRVTTGEATRSQAHGFIAIGEPVEG; from the coding sequence ATGATCAATTTCCCCGACGACATCTTCACCGAGCCTTCGGACGTCGATCCGGATGCGCTGGCCAATCTGGGTCCGCTGCGTCGTCTGGCCGGCGTGTGGGAGGGCCTCAAGGGCGTCGACCTCAACCCGAAGGCCGAAGGGCCCGAGCGGCGCGACTTTCTCGAGCGCATCGAGATGCAGCCGATCGATCCCCAGGCCAACGGCCCGCAGCTGTTCTACGGCCTGCGCTACCACGTCCACATCGTCGCCTCGGACGAGGAGACCACCTTCCACGACCAGATCGGCTATTGGCTGTACGAGCCGGCGACGGGGCTGATCCAGCAGACCCTGGCCATTCCGCGCGGCCAGGTGGCGCTCGCGGCCGGCCGGGCCAGCGAGGATGGTTCGGGCCTGATGGTCCGCGCCGAGCGGGGCGCACCGGGCTACGGCATCTGCTCGACCGATTTCCTGGAATGGGCGTTCCGGACGGATTCCTACCAATTGGACGTCAAGTTCGAGGCCGATGGCGGTTGGTCGTACGTGTCCACGACCATGCTGCAGGTCCGTGGCCGCACCGCGCCGTTCCATCACGTCGACCGCAACACCCTGACCAAGGTCGCCGAGCCGCGGCCCAACCCCCTGATGCGCGTCACCACCGGCGAGGCGACGCGAAGCCAGGCCCACGGCTTCATCGCGATCGGCGAGCCGGTCGAAGGCTAA
- a CDS encoding glutathione S-transferase family protein: MIELYHCHDARSFRVLWTLEEMGLAYRLHLLPFPPRLLAPEYLAQNPLGTIPLLVDGETRMTESAAIPQYLATRHGPTPLAVGVDEPDYGLWLDWMHRGEATLTFPQTIVLRYTRLEPEERRVKQAADDYAQWFLSRLRHLTRALADREWLCAGRFTTADLCVGYALLLARTLGLDQKFSPEVAAYWERLAARPGFLAAKAAQEAEAA, translated from the coding sequence ATGATCGAACTCTATCACTGCCATGACGCGCGATCGTTCCGCGTTCTGTGGACGCTGGAGGAAATGGGGCTGGCCTATCGCCTGCACCTGTTGCCCTTTCCGCCGCGCCTCCTGGCGCCCGAGTATCTGGCGCAGAACCCGCTGGGCACCATTCCGCTGCTGGTCGACGGCGAGACGCGGATGACCGAGTCGGCCGCTATCCCGCAGTACCTGGCGACCCGCCACGGGCCCACGCCGCTGGCGGTCGGGGTCGATGAGCCGGACTATGGCCTGTGGCTGGACTGGATGCATCGCGGCGAGGCGACTCTGACATTCCCGCAGACGATCGTGCTGCGCTACACGCGGCTGGAGCCCGAGGAGCGTCGGGTGAAGCAGGCCGCCGACGACTACGCCCAGTGGTTCCTGTCGCGCCTGCGCCATCTGACCCGCGCCCTGGCGGACCGCGAATGGCTGTGCGCCGGCCGGTTCACGACGGCCGACCTGTGTGTCGGCTACGCTCTGCTGCTGGCCCGCACCCTGGGTCTGGACCAGAAGTTCAGTCCGGAGGTCGCCGCCTATTGGGAGCGTCTGGCCGCGCGGCCGGGGTTTCTGGCCGCCAAGGCGGCGCAGGAGGCCGAGGCGGCTTAG